A section of the Streptomyces sp. SCL15-4 genome encodes:
- a CDS encoding type B 50S ribosomal protein L31 has protein sequence MRKGIHPAYGPVVFRDRAAGHAFLTRSTMTSDKTVEWEDGHTYPVVDVEISDVSHPFYTGTARVLDTAGRVERFERRFGKRGGA, from the coding sequence ATGCGCAAGGGAATCCACCCGGCCTACGGCCCGGTCGTCTTCCGCGACCGCGCCGCCGGACACGCCTTCCTCACCCGGTCGACCATGACGAGCGACAAGACGGTCGAGTGGGAGGACGGCCACACCTATCCGGTCGTGGACGTCGAGATCTCCGACGTCAGCCACCCCTTCTACACCGGCACCGCGCGCGTGCTCGACACCGCCGGGCGCGTCGAGCGCTTCGAGCGCCGGTTCGGGAAGCGGGGCGGGGCGTGA
- a CDS encoding DUF4232 domain-containing protein, with protein MRAIPLTVTALAAALLLTACDDGGGKSDGNAGSACEIGGVSVQIGSASVAPAAGDAGEIPVSLTNQSAPCTLDHFPEVVLGGGGSDATVPALKGAKPQKLKLAKGDSATFSLGYVRGKDGAKDVLAARTVKITLPGTDTGRSFPWKYGPVAAKADGSGPDASVSAFQQVGD; from the coding sequence ATGCGCGCCATTCCGCTCACCGTCACCGCTCTCGCCGCCGCCCTGCTGCTGACCGCCTGCGACGACGGTGGCGGCAAGAGCGACGGCAACGCCGGTTCGGCCTGCGAGATCGGCGGGGTCTCCGTGCAGATCGGCTCGGCGAGCGTGGCCCCGGCGGCCGGGGACGCCGGCGAGATCCCGGTCAGCCTCACCAACCAGAGCGCGCCCTGCACGCTGGACCACTTCCCCGAGGTCGTGCTGGGCGGCGGCGGCAGCGACGCCACCGTGCCCGCGCTCAAGGGCGCGAAGCCCCAGAAGCTGAAGCTCGCCAAGGGCGACTCCGCGACCTTCTCCCTCGGCTACGTCCGCGGCAAGGACGGCGCGAAGGACGTCCTCGCGGCGCGGACCGTGAAGATCACCCTGCCCGGTACGGACACCGGCCGGAGCTTCCCGTGGAAGTACGGCCCGGTCGCCGCCAAGGCCGACGGGAGCGGGCCGGACGCGTCGGTGAGCGCCTTCCAGCAGGTCGGCGACTGA
- the rpsN gene encoding 30S ribosomal protein S14 yields the protein MAKKSKVAKNERRKEVVARYAGRRAELKEIIRRPATAEAERLAARRELRAQPRDASATRVRNRDGIDGRPRGHLRAFGLSRVNLRALAHQGFLPGVRKSSW from the coding sequence ATGGCGAAGAAGAGCAAGGTCGCGAAGAACGAGCGGCGCAAGGAGGTCGTCGCCCGGTACGCCGGCCGCCGCGCCGAGCTGAAGGAGATCATCCGCCGGCCCGCCACCGCGGAGGCCGAACGGCTCGCCGCCCGGCGGGAGCTGCGGGCACAGCCGAGGGACGCCAGTGCCACGCGCGTGCGCAACCGCGACGGGATCGACGGCCGCCCGCGCGGTCATCTGCGCGCCTTCGGACTGTCCCGGGTGAACCTGCGCGCGCTCGCGCACCAGGGTTTCCTGCCCGGAGTCCGGAAATCCTCCTGGTGA
- a CDS encoding bifunctional 3'-5' exonuclease/DNA polymerase encodes MTDRWALAPAEDGGVDVAPLGPDGLPAGPVRRESDLAGAVRSRPEVTRWVWRSTAEVYPRLLATGVRVERCYDIEDAETLLLGHEGRYGEPRSAAAALARLRGGPVPPDPPQRAAEPGAQSPLFEPVGLRLPLPDLLAVYADQQRRHQRTAHPDRMRLLTAAESAGMLVAAELNRSGLPWSAEVHRELLHELLGERYAGGGEPRRLAELADEVSAAFGRRVRPDLPADVVKAFAQAGIKVKSTRRWELRTIDHPAVAPLLEYKKLYRIWVAHGWSWLQDWVRDGRFRPEFLAGGTVTGRWVTNGGGGLQIPKVIRRAVVADPGWRLVVADADQMEPRVLAAISRDPGLMEVAGRESDLYQSVSDRAFSGDREQAKIAVLGAVYGQTSGDGLKNLAALRRRFPKAVAYVDEAARAGEEGRLVRTWLGRTCPPAAGSGEDTAQEAGIPVGEEEPEAQSGWVPGYASANSRARGRFARNFVVQGSAADWALLLLAALRRSLWDMAAELVFFQHDEVIVHCPAEEADTVVRAIRDSAALAGRLTFGDTPVRFPFTTAVVECYADAK; translated from the coding sequence ATGACGGACCGGTGGGCGCTCGCACCGGCCGAGGACGGAGGCGTGGACGTCGCCCCCCTCGGCCCGGACGGGCTGCCCGCCGGACCGGTGCGGCGGGAGAGCGATCTCGCCGGGGCGGTGCGGAGCCGCCCGGAGGTGACGCGCTGGGTGTGGCGGTCGACCGCCGAGGTCTACCCGCGTCTGCTCGCCACGGGGGTGCGAGTGGAGCGGTGTTACGACATCGAGGACGCCGAGACACTCCTGCTGGGCCACGAGGGCCGGTACGGCGAGCCACGCTCGGCCGCCGCCGCCCTGGCCCGCCTCCGCGGCGGCCCCGTCCCGCCCGACCCGCCGCAGCGCGCGGCCGAACCGGGCGCCCAGTCCCCGCTGTTCGAGCCCGTCGGCCTCCGCCTGCCCCTGCCCGACCTGCTGGCGGTCTACGCCGACCAGCAGCGCCGCCACCAGCGGACCGCCCATCCCGACCGGATGCGGCTGCTGACCGCCGCCGAGTCGGCGGGCATGCTGGTGGCCGCCGAGCTGAACCGCTCCGGCCTGCCGTGGAGCGCCGAGGTCCACCGCGAACTGCTGCACGAGCTGCTCGGCGAGCGGTACGCGGGCGGCGGCGAGCCGCGCCGTCTGGCCGAGCTGGCCGACGAGGTGTCCGCGGCCTTCGGCCGCCGGGTCCGGCCGGACCTGCCCGCCGATGTGGTCAAGGCCTTCGCGCAGGCCGGGATCAAGGTGAAGTCCACCCGCCGCTGGGAGCTGCGGACCATCGACCACCCGGCCGTCGCGCCCCTGCTGGAGTACAAGAAGCTGTACCGCATCTGGGTCGCGCACGGCTGGTCCTGGCTCCAGGACTGGGTGCGCGACGGCCGTTTCCGCCCCGAGTTCCTGGCCGGCGGCACGGTCACCGGCCGCTGGGTGACCAACGGCGGGGGCGGACTGCAGATCCCCAAGGTGATCCGCCGGGCCGTGGTCGCCGACCCCGGCTGGCGGCTGGTGGTGGCCGACGCCGACCAGATGGAGCCGCGCGTACTGGCCGCGATCTCCCGCGACCCCGGTCTGATGGAGGTGGCCGGCCGCGAGAGCGACCTCTACCAGTCCGTCTCCGACCGCGCCTTCTCCGGCGACCGCGAGCAGGCCAAGATCGCCGTGCTCGGCGCGGTGTACGGCCAGACCTCCGGCGACGGCCTGAAGAACCTCGCCGCGCTCCGCCGCCGCTTCCCGAAAGCCGTCGCCTACGTCGACGAGGCCGCCCGCGCGGGCGAGGAGGGCCGGCTGGTACGCACCTGGCTGGGCCGCACCTGCCCGCCGGCCGCCGGTTCCGGCGAGGACACGGCCCAGGAGGCGGGCATCCCGGTCGGCGAGGAGGAACCGGAGGCCCAGTCCGGCTGGGTCCCCGGGTACGCCTCGGCGAACTCCCGCGCGCGAGGCCGCTTCGCGCGCAACTTCGTCGTCCAGGGCAGCGCCGCCGACTGGGCCCTGCTGCTGCTCGCCGCGCTGCGCCGCTCCCTGTGGGACATGGCGGCCGAGCTGGTCTTCTTCCAGCACGACGAGGTGATCGTGCACTGCCCCGCGGAGGAGGCCGACACGGTCGTACGGGCCATCCGCGACTCCGCCGCGCTGGCCGGCCGGCTGACCTTCGGCGACACCCCGGTGCGGTTTCCGTTCACCACGGCGGTGGTGGAGTGCTATGCCGACGCCAAGTGA
- a CDS encoding DUF2786 domain-containing protein has translation MTSTASTVERAFRAALYDDTDTGLDTGASLLAADPEADAELARRGEEFVAAAWRRGWQPADVVRLVRRELEDTHVRLAAALIRAQAGRDRPRGHRWTGQLAALPAGPGRAADRFSHAMAVLELYRLLLRLPALEPLDDEPRRAPGPAASRMLTRIRALLAKAEATGYPEEAEALSAKAQELMARHSVDEALLAAGAPAPDAPGACRIGVEPPYEQAKAVLLDAVATANHCRAVWNEPLGFSTVVGFEADLEAVELLYTSLLVQATHAMTKAEAAQRAGGRKRTKTFRQSFLAAYAHRVGDRLAAATETQVTQDLLPVLATRAIAVTGRLEHLFPETTTTRLRGVSDAAGWTEGARAADQAQVKARPRLE, from the coding sequence GTGACCAGTACCGCCAGCACCGTCGAGCGGGCCTTCCGGGCCGCCCTCTACGACGACACCGACACCGGGCTCGACACGGGCGCCTCCCTGCTCGCCGCCGATCCGGAGGCCGACGCCGAACTCGCGCGGCGCGGCGAGGAGTTCGTGGCGGCGGCCTGGAGACGCGGCTGGCAGCCCGCCGATGTCGTACGGCTGGTGCGGCGCGAGCTGGAGGACACGCACGTCCGCCTGGCCGCCGCGCTGATCCGGGCGCAGGCCGGGCGGGACCGCCCGCGCGGGCACCGCTGGACCGGCCAGCTGGCCGCGCTGCCCGCCGGCCCCGGCCGCGCCGCCGACCGCTTCTCGCACGCCATGGCCGTCCTGGAGCTGTACCGCCTGCTGCTGCGCCTGCCCGCCCTGGAGCCCTTGGACGACGAGCCCCGCCGTGCCCCCGGCCCGGCCGCGTCCCGCATGCTCACCCGCATCCGCGCGCTGCTCGCCAAGGCCGAGGCGACCGGCTATCCCGAGGAGGCGGAGGCGCTCAGCGCCAAGGCGCAGGAGCTGATGGCCCGGCACAGCGTGGACGAGGCGCTGCTCGCCGCCGGGGCGCCCGCGCCGGACGCGCCCGGCGCCTGCCGGATCGGGGTCGAGCCGCCGTACGAACAGGCCAAGGCGGTTCTGCTGGACGCGGTGGCCACGGCCAACCACTGCCGCGCGGTGTGGAACGAACCGCTCGGCTTCTCCACGGTCGTCGGCTTCGAGGCGGACCTGGAGGCCGTCGAGCTGCTCTACACCTCGCTGCTGGTGCAGGCCACGCACGCGATGACCAAGGCCGAGGCGGCCCAGCGGGCCGGCGGACGCAAGCGGACCAAGACCTTCCGGCAGTCGTTCCTCGCGGCCTACGCGCATCGCGTGGGCGACCGGCTCGCGGCCGCCACCGAGACCCAGGTGACCCAGGACCTGCTGCCGGTGCTCGCCACGCGCGCGATAGCCGTCACCGGCCGGCTGGAGCACCTGTTCCCGGAGACCACGACGACCCGGCTGCGAGGTGTCAGCGACGCGGCGGGCTGGACCGAGGGCGCCCGGGCAGCGGACCAGGCCCAGGTCAAGGCCCGCCCCCGGCTGGAGTAG
- the rpmG gene encoding 50S ribosomal protein L33 yields MPRNELRPVIRLRSTAGTGHTYVTRKNRRNDPDRLTLRKYDPVAGRHVEFREER; encoded by the coding sequence ATGCCACGCAACGAGCTGCGCCCGGTCATCCGGCTGAGGTCCACCGCCGGAACCGGCCACACCTACGTGACCCGCAAGAACCGCCGCAACGACCCGGACCGTCTGACGCTGCGCAAGTACGACCCCGTCGCCGGCCGGCACGTCGAGTTCCGAGAGGAGCGCTGA
- a CDS encoding Clp protease N-terminal domain-containing protein yields the protein MATNPKVTASVRLDDLIEAIKKVHPEPLDQLQDAVIAADHLGDVADHLIGHFVDQARRSGASWTDIGRSMGVTRQAAQKRFVPKESADPAPGQGFDRYTPRARNVVMAAHNEAVAARNAEGRPEHLLLGLLSEPQGLAAKAITAQGVLLDAVRQAAAAALPPAADDAPDLVPYGPDAKKVLELTFREALRLGHNYIGTEHILLALLEHENGQGVLSGLGVTKPAVEAELARMLALLLEETSEPGDSQG from the coding sequence ATGGCGACCAACCCGAAAGTCACGGCTTCCGTGCGCCTCGACGACCTCATCGAGGCCATCAAGAAGGTCCATCCCGAACCCCTCGACCAGCTCCAGGACGCGGTGATCGCCGCGGATCACCTCGGTGACGTGGCAGACCACCTGATCGGGCACTTCGTCGACCAGGCGCGCCGCTCGGGGGCGTCCTGGACCGACATCGGCCGCAGCATGGGCGTGACCCGGCAGGCGGCGCAGAAGCGTTTCGTGCCCAAGGAGTCCGCCGACCCCGCCCCCGGCCAGGGCTTCGACCGCTACACCCCGCGCGCGCGGAACGTGGTCATGGCCGCGCACAACGAGGCGGTGGCCGCCCGCAACGCCGAGGGCCGCCCCGAGCACCTGCTCCTCGGCCTGCTGTCCGAGCCCCAGGGTCTGGCCGCGAAGGCGATCACCGCGCAGGGCGTGCTCCTGGACGCCGTACGCCAGGCCGCGGCCGCCGCGCTGCCGCCGGCCGCGGACGACGCCCCGGACCTCGTCCCCTACGGACCCGACGCCAAGAAGGTCCTGGAACTGACCTTCCGCGAGGCCCTCCGGCTCGGCCACAACTACATCGGCACCGAGCACATCCTGCTGGCCCTGCTGGAGCACGAGAACGGGCAGGGCGTCCTCAGCGGCCTCGGCGTCACCAAGCCGGCCGTCGAGGCGGAGCTGGCCAGGATGCTGGCCCTGCTGCTGGAGGAGACCTCCGAACCGGGCGACTCGCAAGGGTAG
- a CDS encoding BTAD domain-containing putative transcriptional regulator → MRRCELRFGLLGPPVLYDRPSYGVPYEPPSEASGDGHVRSIGSPKVRALLAALLLEPGRVVSVEVLKDALWGGAPPVSAQASLHNHVTRLRRLLDDPERLRAVPPGYVLRVDHGELDVHVFDARVAEARAAHARRDWPGVLRACSGALALWRGAPLGGLPADIGGYAFAQRLEQARLLLLEWRYDAELALGGTRLAALVPELSALVAEHPLREAYHRQLMLALHRTGRQAEALAVHRDLRARLVEELGIEPGPAVREAHVEVLRDFGGQARDDDRPEGRAGREAAAGDGGSSTDAGEDSARDTTGPAFAAPPGTSPVPAAPRPADAASAAEPTAAGSEPSVPQTPRPAQLPAPPAHFTGRTDVRRELCRALTGPPAPAPGVAVISGMAGVGKSALALHVAHELRERFTDGQLYVNLHGATPGMTPLTATQALTALLRDLGVGPRNIPEHPDAAAALLRSLLAPARLLLVLDDAANAAQVRPLLPAGPGCAVIVTSRSPLTALDGARRFPLSPLTGEDSAALLRAVSGRAGLDPGHPLVELTGRLPLALRVVAARLAARRALTPDVLAGQLADTGSRLHHLEYDDLSVRRSLAVAHDALAAAEREADRDAALALCRIGALDLPTYGAPLIARLTGTDERRAEAALDRLVDVALLEETAYGRYAPHDLVRDFARELADADARTTAADATSDPDTGTADLVALRWYAAVAERVLTAITGPGVDQDDRRRPTAAQPAGHAADVAALAAFESAEEAFAWGEVELENVVALVARNADTGDPQTAAHLSALTRLLLPYVQRSGRVAEMEVLGRAGLRAARRLGDPAAEAYALCDLAALHFLTGRQNDSLALTDQALEIWGRLGMVSRIRRCLNNRGLLLEGLGRFAESGEALRRSLVYSRLLNDPYGEAVTRSHLGNLYEHTDPRAAIEQHRRSLAIGDRIGAVIVRHSAHCNIGYAHLTLGEPEAAARHFEESLRILGDHGDWHGEAQTRLGLVRALRRLGRTGRAADECAELLRRADARADRYMGGLALHQHGFLLRERGRRTEAYDAWRAAREALDGTDEQAVLEELRELLGDGPEGSG, encoded by the coding sequence ATGCGGCGGTGCGAGCTGCGCTTCGGACTGCTGGGACCGCCGGTCCTCTACGACCGCCCGTCGTACGGAGTTCCGTACGAGCCCCCTTCCGAAGCCTCGGGTGACGGGCACGTCCGGTCCATCGGCAGTCCCAAGGTCCGTGCCCTGCTCGCCGCGTTGCTGCTGGAGCCCGGCCGGGTCGTCTCGGTCGAGGTGCTGAAGGACGCGCTGTGGGGCGGCGCGCCGCCCGTCTCCGCGCAGGCATCCCTGCACAACCACGTCACCCGGCTGCGCCGGCTCCTGGACGATCCCGAGCGGCTGCGGGCCGTACCGCCGGGCTATGTGCTGCGGGTCGACCACGGCGAGCTGGACGTGCACGTCTTCGACGCCCGGGTCGCCGAGGCGCGTGCCGCGCACGCCCGGCGGGACTGGCCGGGCGTCCTGCGGGCCTGCTCCGGCGCGCTTGCGCTGTGGCGCGGCGCCCCGCTCGGCGGACTCCCCGCCGACATCGGCGGCTACGCCTTCGCGCAGCGCCTGGAACAGGCCCGGCTGCTCCTGCTGGAATGGCGCTACGACGCCGAACTCGCCCTCGGCGGCACCCGCCTGGCCGCTCTGGTGCCCGAGCTGTCCGCGCTGGTCGCCGAGCATCCGCTGCGCGAGGCGTACCACCGCCAGCTGATGCTCGCCCTGCACCGCACCGGGCGCCAGGCCGAGGCCCTCGCCGTCCACCGCGATCTGCGCGCCCGTCTGGTGGAGGAACTCGGCATCGAGCCCGGCCCGGCGGTCCGCGAGGCACATGTCGAGGTGCTGCGCGACTTCGGCGGTCAGGCACGTGACGATGACCGGCCGGAAGGCCGGGCGGGAAGGGAGGCGGCCGCCGGTGACGGCGGCTCGTCCACGGATGCCGGCGAGGACAGCGCCCGCGACACCACCGGGCCCGCCTTTGCCGCGCCGCCCGGCACCTCCCCCGTGCCCGCGGCTCCCCGGCCGGCCGATGCCGCCTCCGCCGCCGAGCCCACGGCCGCCGGCTCCGAGCCGTCCGTCCCGCAGACCCCGCGCCCGGCCCAGTTGCCCGCCCCGCCGGCCCACTTCACCGGCCGGACGGACGTACGGCGCGAGCTGTGCCGGGCGCTGACCGGGCCGCCCGCCCCGGCCCCGGGCGTCGCGGTGATCAGCGGCATGGCCGGTGTCGGCAAGAGCGCCCTGGCCCTGCACGTGGCCCATGAGCTGCGGGAACGCTTCACCGACGGCCAGCTCTACGTCAATCTGCACGGCGCCACCCCCGGCATGACCCCGCTCACCGCCACCCAGGCGCTCACCGCACTGCTGCGCGACCTCGGCGTCGGCCCCCGGAACATCCCCGAACACCCCGACGCCGCCGCCGCGTTGCTCCGCTCACTGCTCGCCCCCGCCCGCCTCCTGCTGGTGCTGGACGACGCGGCGAACGCGGCCCAGGTGCGGCCGCTGCTCCCGGCCGGCCCCGGCTGCGCGGTGATCGTCACCAGCCGCTCGCCGCTCACCGCTCTCGACGGCGCCCGGCGCTTCCCGCTCTCCCCGCTGACCGGCGAGGACAGCGCGGCCCTGCTGCGCGCGGTGAGCGGACGCGCGGGGCTGGACCCCGGCCATCCACTGGTCGAGCTGACCGGCCGGCTCCCGCTGGCGCTGCGGGTGGTCGCCGCCCGGCTCGCCGCCCGCCGCGCCCTCACCCCGGACGTCCTCGCCGGTCAGCTCGCCGACACCGGCAGCCGGCTGCACCACCTGGAGTACGACGACCTGAGCGTCCGCCGCTCCCTGGCCGTCGCGCACGACGCGCTGGCCGCCGCCGAGCGCGAGGCCGACCGGGACGCGGCCCTCGCCCTGTGCCGTATCGGCGCGCTCGACCTGCCGACGTACGGCGCGCCGCTGATCGCCCGTCTCACCGGCACCGACGAGCGGCGTGCCGAGGCCGCGCTGGACCGCCTGGTCGACGTCGCCCTGCTGGAGGAGACGGCGTACGGCCGGTACGCGCCCCACGACCTCGTCCGCGACTTCGCCCGCGAGCTGGCCGACGCCGACGCGCGGACCACCGCCGCGGACGCGACCTCGGACCCGGACACCGGCACCGCCGATCTCGTCGCCCTGCGCTGGTACGCGGCCGTGGCCGAGCGGGTGCTGACGGCGATCACCGGGCCCGGCGTCGACCAGGACGACCGGCGGCGGCCGACCGCCGCACAGCCCGCCGGGCACGCGGCGGACGTGGCCGCCCTCGCGGCCTTCGAGTCGGCCGAGGAGGCGTTCGCCTGGGGCGAGGTGGAGCTGGAGAACGTCGTCGCGCTGGTGGCGCGGAACGCGGACACCGGTGATCCGCAAACCGCCGCCCACCTCTCGGCGCTCACGCGGCTGCTCCTGCCCTATGTGCAGCGCAGCGGCCGGGTCGCCGAGATGGAAGTGCTGGGGCGGGCAGGTCTCCGGGCGGCGCGGCGGCTGGGAGACCCGGCCGCCGAGGCGTACGCGCTGTGCGACCTCGCCGCCCTGCACTTCCTGACCGGCCGGCAGAACGACTCCCTCGCCCTCACCGACCAGGCCCTGGAGATCTGGGGACGGCTCGGCATGGTCTCGCGGATCCGCCGCTGCCTGAACAACCGGGGGCTGCTGCTGGAGGGGCTCGGGCGGTTCGCGGAGTCGGGTGAGGCGCTGCGCCGGAGCCTCGTCTACTCGCGGTTGCTGAACGATCCCTACGGCGAGGCCGTCACCCGCAGCCACCTCGGCAACCTCTACGAGCACACCGACCCGCGCGCCGCCATCGAGCAGCACCGGCGCTCGCTGGCGATCGGGGACAGGATCGGCGCGGTCATCGTGCGGCACTCGGCGCACTGCAACATCGGCTACGCCCATCTCACCCTCGGTGAACCGGAGGCCGCCGCCCGGCACTTCGAGGAGAGCCTGCGCATCCTCGGCGACCACGGCGACTGGCACGGCGAGGCCCAGACCCGCCTCGGCCTGGTCCGCGCGCTGCGGCGGCTGGGGCGGACCGGACGGGCGGCCGACGAGTGCGCCGAGCTGCTGCGCCGGGCCGACGCCCGCGCCGACCGCTACATGGGCGGGCTGGCCCTGCACCAGCACGGGTTCCTGCTGCGTGAGCGGGGGCGGCGGACGGAGGCGTACGACGCCTGGCGCGCGGCGCGCGAGGCACTGGACGGCACGGACGAACAGGCGGTCCTGGAGGAACTGCGGGAGCTGCTGGGCGACGGCCCCGAAGGCTCCGGGTGA
- the rpmB gene encoding 50S ribosomal protein L28: MSAHCMLTGARPGFGNRVSHSHRRTSRRFDPNIQTKRYWLPGEGRYVRLRLSAKGVKTVDAIGVEAAVARIRARGVRV, encoded by the coding sequence ATGTCCGCGCACTGCATGCTCACCGGGGCCCGGCCGGGCTTCGGCAACCGCGTGTCCCACTCCCACCGGCGCACCTCCCGCCGCTTCGACCCCAACATCCAGACCAAGCGCTACTGGCTGCCCGGCGAGGGCCGGTACGTCCGGCTGCGACTGAGCGCCAAGGGCGTCAAGACGGTGGACGCGATCGGCGTCGAGGCGGCCGTCGCCCGGATCCGCGCCCGGGGAGTGCGGGTCTGA
- a CDS encoding DUF397 domain-containing protein — translation MDRDVDGVYGGYDVYNGMAATQLDGVAWQKSRHSNSQGSCVEFARLPGGDVAVRNSRFPDGPALVYTRAEIEAMLLGIKDGEFDHLIAS, via the coding sequence GTGGACCGCGACGTTGACGGCGTGTACGGGGGGTACGACGTGTACAACGGCATGGCTGCCACGCAGCTGGACGGAGTGGCCTGGCAGAAGAGCAGGCACAGCAATTCGCAGGGTTCCTGCGTGGAGTTCGCGCGGCTGCCGGGCGGTGATGTCGCCGTGCGGAACTCGCGCTTCCCGGACGGGCCGGCGCTCGTCTACACCCGCGCCGAGATCGAGGCCATGCTCCTCGGGATCAAGGACGGCGAGTTCGACCACTTGATCGCGAGCTGA
- a CDS encoding CobW family GTP-binding protein — MSLAVAVVGGLHAAARTAAVDRLLADVPGSVVLHHDLSAARAGTVARTVRDRDGVVSSGRTPLVDDCACCALRADLVPELRRLADAGAARLAIVELWDSVEPKAMAEVIASGGLTVTSVITAVDPALVLPYLGNGDDLAEAGLAAAATDRRTVADTFARQLEYAPVLAVADSPEADDEDHELLAQLHPTARRVPIGADAGEDGRERRVPAGADSGVPGPLARAALAGFDVEAAAAAQHPACALLPQEADDHGVTTLVWRHRRPFHPERLYTALEDLTCAAARSRGRFWLADKPDTLLHWDAAGGALCVESAGPWLAALPDAAWELVPPVRRAAAALDWHPEHGDRCNHLVFTSPGLDREGLARLLESCLLTDAEYAAGRDSWRRLPPAFDSLLGV, encoded by the coding sequence GTGAGCCTGGCGGTGGCCGTCGTCGGCGGGCTGCACGCCGCCGCCCGCACGGCGGCCGTCGACCGGCTGCTCGCCGACGTGCCCGGGAGCGTCGTCCTCCACCACGACCTTTCCGCGGCCCGCGCCGGCACCGTCGCGCGGACGGTCCGGGACCGCGACGGCGTCGTGTCGAGCGGGCGGACACCGCTGGTCGACGACTGCGCCTGCTGCGCGCTGCGCGCGGACCTGGTGCCCGAGCTGCGCCGGCTCGCCGACGCCGGCGCCGCCCGGCTGGCGATCGTCGAGCTGTGGGACTCGGTCGAGCCCAAGGCGATGGCCGAGGTGATCGCGTCCGGCGGACTGACCGTCACCTCGGTGATCACCGCCGTGGACCCGGCGCTGGTGCTGCCGTACCTCGGCAACGGCGACGACCTCGCCGAGGCCGGGCTCGCGGCGGCGGCCACCGACCGGCGCACGGTCGCCGACACCTTCGCCCGGCAGCTGGAGTACGCCCCCGTGCTCGCCGTCGCCGATTCCCCGGAGGCCGACGACGAGGACCACGAGCTGCTGGCCCAGCTCCACCCGACGGCCCGCCGCGTCCCGATCGGCGCGGACGCGGGCGAGGACGGCCGCGAGCGCCGGGTCCCGGCCGGTGCGGACAGCGGAGTCCCGGGGCCGCTCGCCCGGGCCGCCCTCGCCGGATTCGACGTGGAGGCCGCCGCCGCTGCCCAGCACCCGGCCTGCGCCCTGCTGCCCCAGGAGGCCGACGACCACGGCGTCACCACGCTGGTCTGGCGCCACCGCCGCCCCTTCCACCCGGAGCGGCTGTACACGGCGCTGGAGGACCTGACCTGCGCCGCCGCCCGCAGCCGGGGCCGGTTCTGGCTGGCCGACAAGCCGGACACGCTGCTGCACTGGGACGCGGCCGGCGGAGCGCTGTGCGTGGAGAGCGCGGGGCCCTGGCTCGCCGCGCTGCCGGACGCGGCCTGGGAGCTGGTCCCGCCGGTGCGCCGCGCCGCCGCCGCGCTGGACTGGCACCCCGAGCACGGTGACCGCTGCAACCACCTCGTGTTCACCTCGCCCGGCCTCGACCGCGAGGGGCTGGCCCGGCTGCTGGAGTCCTGCCTGCTCACCGACGCCGAGTACGCCGCCGGACGGGACTCCTGGCGCCGGCTCCCGCCCGCCTTCGACAGCCTGCTGGGGGTCTGA